The Methanomethylovorans hollandica DSM 15978 genome includes a region encoding these proteins:
- the glmU gene encoding bifunctional sugar-1-phosphate nucleotidylyltransferase/acetyltransferase codes for MKAVILAAGEGLRCRPLTLTRSKVMLPVADRPILEHVISSLEQNDIKDILLIVGYEKERIMDYFRDGVDFGVNIRYVEQKTQLGTAHAIEQAKNELAGEHEFLALNGDNFIEPKVISDLIRSKRGDATILAVKTEHVSGYGVLRAEDHKVLEILENPVAEAIHLVNTGIYYFSSKVFDYIGDTPLSLKGEYAITDTLQKMIESGTEVSMATTRSWWLDAVYAWDLLRLNSVTLGKIEKNVPSGAMEDGAHIKGNVSIGKNTIVRSGCYIVGPVLIGENCDIGPNAVILPSTSIGNNVSVGAFTNIRNSIIMNDVRMGSHGYVSDSVIGSNCHIGPYFITETDTNLSIIMNGELQRAEKLGTIIGDDTDVGHRVLVKAGVIISINCHIGSGNVVDKALHRGTLVL; via the coding sequence ATGAAAGCGGTCATTCTTGCAGCGGGAGAAGGCCTTCGATGCCGCCCCCTTACTCTTACTCGTTCAAAAGTAATGTTGCCTGTTGCTGACAGGCCAATTCTTGAACATGTTATCAGCTCCCTTGAACAAAACGACATTAAGGACATCCTGTTGATAGTTGGTTATGAGAAAGAGCGCATAATGGACTATTTCAGAGATGGTGTGGATTTCGGGGTCAACATCCGATATGTTGAGCAAAAGACACAACTTGGTACAGCACATGCTATAGAACAGGCAAAAAACGAACTTGCCGGTGAACATGAATTCCTTGCTCTGAATGGTGATAACTTCATAGAACCGAAGGTTATCAGTGATCTGATAAGATCAAAACGCGGAGATGCAACCATACTTGCCGTTAAAACAGAACACGTGAGCGGGTATGGGGTTTTGAGGGCAGAAGATCACAAGGTATTGGAGATTCTGGAAAACCCGGTTGCTGAGGCCATTCACCTTGTAAACACCGGAATCTATTATTTCAGCTCCAAGGTATTTGATTACATTGGAGACACCCCTCTTTCTCTGAAAGGTGAATATGCCATAACCGATACCCTCCAGAAGATGATTGAGAGTGGAACAGAAGTATCCATGGCTACGACAAGATCGTGGTGGCTGGATGCAGTGTATGCATGGGATCTTCTGAGGCTTAATTCTGTTACCCTTGGAAAGATAGAAAAAAATGTCCCATCCGGTGCAATGGAAGATGGGGCCCACATTAAAGGAAATGTATCTATCGGTAAGAATACTATTGTCAGGTCAGGATGTTATATAGTAGGACCTGTTCTGATAGGAGAGAATTGTGATATCGGACCGAATGCTGTTATATTGCCCTCTACCTCCATCGGCAATAATGTATCAGTGGGTGCTTTCACGAATATACGGAACAGTATTATAATGAATGATGTACGTATGGGTTCTCACGGTTATGTCTCCGATTCTGTCATTGGCAGTAATTGTCATATAGGTCCGTATTTCATTACAGAGACAGATACAAATCTGAGTATAATAATGAACGGAGAATTACAACGGGCTGAAAAATTGGGTACGATCATCGGTGATGATACTGATGTAGGCCACAGAGTCCTTGTAAAAGCAGGTGTCATAATATCCATCAACTGTCACATAGGATCAGGTAATGTGGTGGATAAGGCGTTGCACCGGGGTACCCTGGTGCTCTGA
- a CDS encoding 30S ribosomal protein S15, producing the protein MAKMHTRRKGQSGSKRPMRSEAPAWCTMSTDEITKVVLEMWKQGMSTSLIGMVLRDKYGMPDVKLATGKKITAILRENDQEPPVPEDLYNLVVKAIGLRKHVVHNHSDNHNTRSLHNVESKIRRLVKYYQSTKVLPNDWKYKPETAEMLITR; encoded by the coding sequence ATGGCAAAAATGCATACCCGGAGAAAAGGTCAATCCGGTTCTAAAAGGCCAATGCGCTCTGAAGCACCTGCATGGTGTACTATGAGCACAGACGAGATTACAAAAGTTGTGCTGGAAATGTGGAAGCAGGGTATGAGCACAAGCCTCATTGGCATGGTCCTTAGGGACAAATATGGAATGCCAGATGTCAAGCTTGCTACTGGGAAAAAGATCACTGCCATTCTCAGGGAAAATGATCAGGAACCACCAGTTCCGGAAGACCTGTACAATCTAGTTGTAAAAGCAATAGGTCTGAGGAAACATGTGGTCCACAATCATTCGGACAATCATAACACCCGTTCCCTGCATAATGTCGAATCCAAGATTCGTAGACTTGTTAAGTACTACCAGTCCACTAAGGTACTTCCAAATGACTGGAAATACAAGCCTGAAACGGCAGAAATGCTTATCACAAGATAA
- a CDS encoding DUF7284 family protein, with product MKSKSMQCKNPVHRQMISDRSAISSTIDVMVFLLMISLSAVVLMPVMLSSGHNEALQDVAAYRYDGQLLQSLLDSRVEGFEYTIMPSAFTATIIIPAESTMHLYKYNNIFAKEHTSRTFADLIAEGMLFSLRTEANGKYYYLHSFSAGYSQAIENALEEHLNRRIGGRYNYKLEANWQPVPGCGPSGQISVGAVPPGRSFRQSALISVPYGHSVSLADISSPADDLKFELAVNSSNKEYELRSMFEECIYFAASNASASIVEMYFPEDSLQKISTGHINFVSMGASLMGMPSGGTVIGKAIATDILINAANLTGNMCLNSTNITMLTEANVNLAASRIQEKHTNDVYSYISDAMSEEINDTIQVMMQTDDLITLLELRDKQLYSIYMHVQPPAAEVTLVIW from the coding sequence ATGAAGTCTAAATCAATGCAGTGTAAAAACCCGGTGCACAGGCAAATGATTTCCGATAGAAGTGCAATTTCATCAACCATTGATGTAATGGTCTTCCTTTTGATGATATCCCTTTCAGCAGTAGTGCTGATGCCTGTTATGCTTTCTTCGGGGCATAATGAGGCTTTACAGGATGTTGCAGCATACAGATATGATGGACAGTTGCTGCAATCTCTTCTGGATAGCAGGGTAGAAGGTTTTGAGTACACAATAATGCCATCTGCATTTACGGCTACTATTATCATACCTGCTGAAAGTACAATGCATCTTTATAAGTACAATAATATCTTTGCAAAGGAACATACCTCTAGGACCTTTGCCGACCTGATCGCAGAAGGTATGTTGTTCTCACTGCGTACTGAGGCAAATGGGAAGTACTATTATCTACACTCGTTCAGTGCCGGATACTCGCAAGCTATAGAAAACGCACTTGAAGAACATCTGAACAGAAGAATAGGTGGCAGATACAATTACAAGCTGGAAGCTAACTGGCAGCCGGTTCCTGGGTGCGGGCCTTCGGGTCAGATTTCCGTGGGTGCTGTTCCTCCTGGAAGGTCCTTCAGGCAGAGTGCGCTAATATCTGTGCCATATGGTCATTCCGTGAGCTTAGCAGATATATCATCTCCTGCAGATGATCTTAAATTTGAACTTGCAGTCAATTCTTCTAATAAAGAGTATGAGTTGCGTTCCATGTTCGAGGAGTGCATATACTTCGCAGCGTCAAATGCTTCTGCTTCGATTGTAGAGATGTACTTTCCTGAAGATTCTCTGCAAAAAATAAGCACAGGACATATAAATTTTGTATCAATGGGTGCTTCTTTGATGGGAATGCCTTCTGGTGGGACAGTTATTGGAAAGGCTATAGCTACTGATATATTGATTAACGCTGCAAATTTAACCGGAAATATGTGTTTGAATTCAACAAATATCACAATGCTTACGGAAGCAAATGTGAACTTGGCTGCAAGCCGGATTCAGGAAAAACATACAAATGATGTATATTCTTATATTTCAGACGCTATGTCCGAGGAGATCAATGATACTATACAGGTAATGATGCAAACGGACGATCTTATTACTTTGCTTGAGCTTAGGGATAAGCAATTATATTCTATTTATATGCATGTACAACCTCCGGCAGCTGAGGTTACCCTTGTGATATGGTAA
- the hisS gene encoding histidine--tRNA ligase, which produces MTIQKPRGTRDFLPQEMVRRRYLENRLREVVGRWGYQEVVTPTFEHLELFTLKSGEGVVGELYNFKDKGDREMTLRPELTAPVMRMFVNEMQALPRPLKLFYFENCFRYERPQKGRFREFWQFGVELIGSEGPDADAEVISLATAMLEVAGIKGDLHVGYLGIIRHVLSSLEVEKQGKIMRLVDKKDDMGLDYYLEEINAPTDLRMKLFGLISLTGSEAISKASNLLGPIPEIDTFQQILTLLDAYDIDYTIDFGISRGLDYYTGMVFEIYAEGLGAQKQVCGGGSYKLIQLFGGGDVPSTGFGLGFDRIMEIYNIELVSQKTVVMITTQSTRINAIPVACKLREYVPVYMDIMNRNFKAQLSYANNIGARYALILGDREVSQGVLTLKDMESGVQESLTLDEIILKLTGESN; this is translated from the coding sequence ATGACGATACAAAAACCAAGAGGAACAAGAGATTTCCTTCCGCAAGAAATGGTCCGCAGAAGATATCTGGAAAACCGGCTAAGGGAGGTAGTTGGCAGATGGGGTTACCAAGAGGTAGTTACACCCACTTTTGAGCACCTGGAGCTTTTTACACTGAAGTCAGGTGAAGGTGTGGTAGGCGAACTTTACAATTTCAAGGATAAAGGGGATCGTGAGATGACCTTGCGCCCTGAACTCACGGCACCTGTGATGAGAATGTTCGTAAATGAGATGCAGGCCTTACCGCGTCCCTTGAAACTGTTCTATTTTGAAAATTGTTTCAGATATGAGAGGCCGCAGAAAGGCAGGTTCAGAGAGTTCTGGCAGTTCGGTGTGGAACTTATCGGTTCCGAAGGCCCTGATGCGGATGCAGAGGTGATATCCCTGGCAACTGCTATGCTTGAGGTTGCTGGCATTAAGGGTGATCTGCATGTAGGCTATCTGGGGATCATACGTCATGTACTGAGTTCTCTGGAAGTTGAGAAGCAAGGTAAGATAATGCGTCTGGTAGACAAGAAAGATGATATGGGGCTGGACTATTATCTGGAGGAGATCAATGCGCCGACAGACCTGCGCATGAAACTCTTTGGACTCATTTCCCTTACCGGCAGTGAAGCTATTTCCAAGGCCAGCAACCTGCTCGGTCCAATTCCTGAAATAGATACTTTCCAGCAGATACTTACTCTTTTAGATGCGTATGATATCGATTACACTATTGATTTCGGCATTTCCAGAGGTCTTGATTACTATACAGGTATGGTCTTTGAGATATATGCCGAGGGCCTGGGTGCACAAAAGCAGGTATGCGGTGGCGGTTCATATAAACTGATCCAGCTTTTCGGAGGGGGCGATGTTCCATCTACCGGTTTTGGTCTGGGTTTTGACAGGATCATGGAAATATATAACATTGAACTTGTATCGCAAAAGACCGTCGTCATGATCACCACGCAAAGCACACGCATCAATGCTATCCCAGTGGCATGTAAGCTAAGGGAGTATGTGCCTGTGTATATGGATATCATGAACAGGAATTTCAAGGCTCAGCTATCGTATGCTAACAATATAGGTGCCCGCTATGCACTCATATTAGGTGACAGGGAAGTGTCCCAGGGTGTTTTGACTTTGAAAGATATGGAAAGCGGGGTTCAGGAATCCCTTACTCTGGATGAGATCATTTTAAAGCTGACCGGTGAAAGCAATTGA
- a CDS encoding TrpB-like pyridoxal phosphate-dependent enzyme, with amino-acid sequence MEHTKILLDENEMPTHWYNILADFPEPLAPPLNPATREPIKPSELEPIFAKELIKQEMSPERYIDIPQEILEIYKLWRPSPLHRAHRLEKVLGTPAKIYYKDESVSPAGSHKPNTAIAQAYYNMKEGTEKITTETGAGQWGSALSLSCNYFDIECKVFMVRSSFYQKPYRKSLINLWGASVIPSPSPETQFGRMILEKYPDTNGSLGIAISEAIEVAALNDNTKYALGSVLNHTCLHQTIVGLETQKQFEKTEDYPDIVIGCCGGGSNLAGVSLPYIRDNIAGKTDTRIIAVEPSACPSLTEGRFDYDFGDMAQMTPLLKMYTLGSEFIPPAIHAGGLRYHGASPIVSKLVADGMMEARSYHQVEIFDAAVTFARSEGIAPAPESAHAIKCAIDEALKCKETGEEKTILFNLSGHGHFDMASYDMYFSGKLTNE; translated from the coding sequence ATGGAACATACGAAGATACTACTTGACGAAAACGAGATGCCGACTCATTGGTATAATATACTTGCAGATTTTCCTGAACCCCTTGCACCCCCGCTTAACCCTGCAACCAGGGAACCCATCAAACCATCGGAACTTGAACCGATATTCGCAAAAGAGTTGATCAAACAGGAAATGAGCCCTGAAAGGTATATCGACATCCCGCAGGAAATACTTGAAATATACAAGCTCTGGAGACCATCACCCCTGCACAGGGCACACAGACTTGAAAAGGTGCTTGGTACACCTGCTAAGATATACTATAAGGATGAAAGTGTAAGCCCTGCGGGCAGCCACAAACCCAATACAGCCATTGCCCAGGCATACTACAATATGAAAGAAGGTACCGAAAAGATCACTACTGAGACCGGTGCCGGCCAGTGGGGTAGTGCATTATCCCTTTCGTGCAACTATTTTGACATTGAGTGTAAAGTTTTTATGGTACGTTCCAGCTTCTATCAGAAACCATATAGGAAATCCCTGATAAACCTCTGGGGTGCTAGCGTTATCCCTTCGCCAAGCCCTGAAACACAGTTCGGAAGAATGATCCTTGAAAAATATCCAGATACCAACGGAAGTCTGGGTATAGCCATAAGTGAAGCCATAGAAGTTGCAGCACTTAACGACAACACCAAATATGCCCTGGGAAGTGTCCTTAACCACACATGCCTTCACCAGACGATAGTAGGTCTTGAAACACAGAAGCAATTCGAAAAGACGGAAGACTATCCAGACATCGTCATAGGGTGCTGCGGTGGAGGAAGTAACCTGGCAGGAGTAAGTCTGCCTTACATCAGAGACAACATCGCCGGTAAAACAGATACAAGGATCATAGCAGTAGAACCATCGGCATGCCCCAGCCTGACAGAAGGCAGGTTCGATTATGATTTCGGTGACATGGCACAGATGACTCCACTGCTTAAGATGTACACTCTTGGCTCTGAGTTCATACCTCCTGCCATTCACGCTGGCGGTCTCAGATATCATGGCGCTTCACCAATTGTCAGCAAACTGGTCGCTGATGGCATGATGGAAGCAAGGTCCTATCATCAGGTAGAGATATTCGATGCAGCTGTAACCTTTGCACGCAGTGAAGGAATAGCTCCTGCTCCTGAATCAGCCCATGCGATAAAATGTGCAATAGATGAAGCCCTCAAATGTAAGGAAACCGGTGAAGAGAAAACCATACTGTTCAACCTGAGCGGTCATGGACACTTTGACATGGCATCTTACGATATGTATTTCAGTGGTAAGCTGACAAATGAATAA
- a CDS encoding mechanosensitive ion channel family protein — MSALGNISSASSMLLSDFNGLIPVNLAEIIFILAVAVFTFVAAKLVDKLMDAELRAMNKKMNVDQTSYNLLRHISVAVVYLIGLIIVVSSIPFLEKVSLALLAGAGFAGIVVGLAAQSTLGNIIAGISLAVFRPFRVGDRVNVMHEYGKITDITLRHTVLRTWDNRRVIIPNSVIGDEAIINWSIEDPTVNWPVDIGISYDSDIDLARKIITEEARRHVNVLTHVELVKYDPTIQKNEAIQVLVTELGEHAVNMRLLFWCADRKLCYTTGCEIRESIKKRFDAEGVEIPFPYRTIVYKKDMGENARLKSETPTNPSFHASQDN; from the coding sequence ATGTCTGCTTTAGGCAATATCTCATCTGCATCTTCTATGTTGTTATCAGATTTTAATGGGTTAATACCTGTAAACCTCGCCGAGATAATTTTTATTTTAGCGGTTGCTGTCTTTACATTCGTTGCCGCAAAGCTGGTAGATAAGCTCATGGATGCAGAATTGCGTGCAATGAACAAAAAGATGAACGTAGACCAGACATCCTATAACCTTTTAAGACACATCAGTGTGGCTGTTGTCTATTTGATAGGTTTAATCATTGTGGTATCCAGTATTCCTTTCTTGGAGAAGGTTTCACTGGCTCTGCTGGCAGGAGCAGGTTTTGCAGGTATCGTTGTGGGTCTTGCAGCCCAGAGCACTCTTGGCAATATTATAGCAGGTATTTCTCTTGCTGTATTCCGTCCATTCAGGGTTGGAGACAGAGTGAATGTAATGCACGAGTACGGCAAGATCACAGATATCACTCTTCGTCATACTGTTCTAAGGACGTGGGACAATAGGCGTGTGATAATTCCTAACAGTGTCATTGGGGATGAAGCTATAATCAACTGGTCCATAGAGGATCCCACAGTGAACTGGCCTGTTGATATAGGTATAAGTTATGACTCTGATATCGATCTTGCGCGTAAGATCATTACAGAGGAAGCAAGGAGGCATGTCAATGTACTTACGCATGTCGAACTTGTGAAATACGATCCAACTATCCAGAAAAATGAAGCCATCCAGGTGCTGGTGACCGAACTAGGCGAGCATGCTGTTAACATGCGTCTGCTATTCTGGTGTGCTGATCGTAAATTGTGCTACACTACAGGGTGTGAGATCAGGGAATCCATTAAGAAGCGATTCGATGCAGAAGGTGTGGAAATACCATTCCCATATCGCACTATTGTGTACAAGAAAGACATGGGTGAAAATGCAAGGCTTAAGAGCGAAACTCCTACAAATCCTTCTTTTCACGCCTCTCAGGACAATTAG
- a CDS encoding ATP-dependent DNA helicase produces MQIKEISLPEKVIGFYLDSGIEHLYPPQGEAIDKGLLEGKNMVAAIPTASGKTLIAELAMLSSITKGGKALYIVPLRALASEKMDRFLKFRQIGIQTGISTGDFEARDEWLGANDIIIATSEKADSLLRNETSWMQDITVIVVDEVHLLDSPNRGPTLEVTIAKLRKLNPKAQIIALSATVGNAQEIADWLKGGLVLSEWRPTDLREGVYYADTINYIGAQKAVAITSSDDGVNIVIDTLEEGGQCLVFESSRKNCVGFAKKLDRHVDKLLSKQERSVLDKIVDAVIETSETEASKVLAQCIRNGVAFHHAGLNSAHRRLVEDGFRENMIKVICSTPTLAAGLNLPARRVVIRSYKRYDSNFGMQPIPVLEYKQMAGRAGRPHLDPYGESVLIARSYDEMEALFGNYVNAKAEDVWSKLGTENALRTHVLSTIVNGFASSEEGLMEFMSATFFAHQQEARNLQELVEQSIAFLLEHGMLQQEGRLRATRLGKLVSMLYIDPLSAATILQGLEKAGKLTDLTLMHLVCSTPDMKQLYMRSSDYTMINEFATVHKDEFARMPSPFKSIEYEWFLGEVKTALFMIKWIDEIPMDEITAQFNVGEGDIHAFADIAQWLMHATAKLAETMEFPGTEKAYELEKRIQYGANAQLLELVSIRDVGRVRARKLYNAGLTSVEALKNAGVERIGQLIGPKTAERIMHNIMGSYQTGKIKGNGFAEAVYRPMERLQRTFSDFDD; encoded by the coding sequence ATGCAGATCAAAGAAATAAGCCTGCCGGAAAAAGTCATCGGCTTTTACCTGGACTCCGGAATCGAACATTTGTATCCCCCTCAGGGAGAAGCTATTGATAAAGGCCTTCTTGAGGGAAAGAACATGGTAGCTGCAATACCCACAGCCTCCGGAAAAACCCTCATAGCTGAGCTTGCAATGCTGAGCTCCATCACAAAAGGGGGAAAAGCATTGTACATTGTGCCATTAAGGGCATTGGCATCCGAAAAGATGGACCGTTTTTTGAAGTTCAGACAGATCGGCATCCAAACCGGCATATCCACCGGGGATTTTGAAGCAAGGGATGAGTGGCTTGGTGCCAATGACATAATAATTGCAACCTCAGAGAAAGCAGATTCCCTGTTGCGCAACGAAACATCCTGGATGCAGGACATCACCGTAATAGTGGTGGATGAGGTACATCTGCTGGATTCACCCAATAGAGGCCCCACTCTGGAAGTCACTATTGCTAAATTGAGAAAACTTAATCCTAAAGCTCAGATAATTGCATTATCTGCAACAGTAGGTAATGCACAAGAGATAGCAGACTGGCTGAAAGGCGGGCTTGTATTGAGCGAATGGAGACCTACAGACCTGAGGGAAGGCGTGTACTATGCGGATACGATAAATTATATCGGTGCTCAGAAAGCTGTTGCTATCACATCCTCCGACGACGGGGTAAACATTGTCATAGATACACTGGAAGAAGGAGGGCAATGCCTTGTATTCGAAAGCAGCCGCAAGAATTGCGTGGGTTTTGCAAAGAAGCTGGACAGACACGTTGATAAATTGCTCAGCAAACAGGAGCGCAGTGTCCTTGACAAGATCGTAGACGCAGTAATCGAAACGTCAGAAACAGAAGCTTCCAAAGTACTTGCACAATGTATCAGAAATGGTGTGGCATTTCACCATGCGGGATTGAACTCAGCCCATCGCAGGCTTGTGGAGGACGGGTTCCGGGAAAACATGATCAAAGTTATATGCAGCACGCCTACCCTTGCAGCCGGGCTGAACCTGCCTGCACGCAGAGTTGTTATCCGCAGCTATAAGAGATATGATTCCAACTTTGGAATGCAGCCTATACCTGTCCTTGAATATAAACAAATGGCAGGCAGAGCGGGTAGACCTCATCTTGACCCTTACGGAGAATCTGTGCTTATAGCCCGTTCATATGATGAAATGGAAGCACTTTTTGGGAACTATGTCAATGCCAAGGCAGAAGATGTCTGGTCAAAACTTGGTACAGAGAATGCATTGCGTACCCATGTTCTTTCCACAATTGTCAATGGTTTCGCTTCCAGTGAAGAGGGACTTATGGAGTTCATGAGCGCAACATTTTTTGCACATCAGCAGGAGGCACGTAATCTGCAGGAACTGGTAGAACAAAGCATAGCATTCCTGCTTGAGCATGGTATGCTGCAGCAAGAAGGTCGCCTTCGGGCCACACGGCTTGGAAAACTGGTGTCCATGCTGTACATTGATCCACTATCAGCTGCCACCATACTGCAAGGTTTAGAGAAAGCTGGGAAACTCACAGACCTTACTTTGATGCATCTTGTATGTAGTACCCCCGACATGAAACAGCTTTACATGCGCAGCTCTGATTATACCATGATCAATGAATTTGCAACTGTCCATAAGGATGAGTTTGCCAGAATGCCCAGCCCTTTTAAGTCCATAGAATATGAATGGTTCCTGGGAGAAGTTAAAACTGCCTTGTTCATGATCAAATGGATAGATGAGATACCAATGGACGAGATCACAGCACAGTTCAACGTTGGTGAAGGAGATATACACGCTTTTGCCGATATAGCACAATGGCTCATGCATGCTACGGCCAAACTTGCGGAAACCATGGAATTTCCAGGAACAGAAAAAGCCTATGAATTGGAAAAACGTATCCAATATGGAGCTAATGCTCAATTACTCGAACTGGTAAGCATTCGTGATGTGGGCAGGGTGCGTGCCCGAAAGTTGTATAACGCCGGACTTACGTCAGTAGAAGCGCTAAAGAATGCTGGTGTTGAAAGAATAGGCCAACTGATAGGGCCAAAGACAGCAGAGAGGATAATGCACAATATCATGGGTTCATATCAGACGGGGAAAATAAAAGGGAATGGCTTTGCAGAAGCAGTGTACAGACCTATGGAAAGACTACAAAGAACCTTTAGTGATTTTGATGATTGA
- the hisD gene encoding histidinol dehydrogenase: MLYGRLSEFKEKEIKALIERGGELANVSGTVSSILADVLSKGDVALREYTQRFDGAMIDAIEVSRDEIENAYNSTDQELIKHLEIAANNIRKFHEAQMPEKMWFMQLSPGIELGQKATALASVGAYVPGGRASYPSTALMTIIPAKVAGVRKVVMCTPPGPDGKVNPLTLAAAKVAGADHVYRVGGVQAIAAMAYGTDSVMKVDKIVGPGNVYVTSAKMQIRDRAEIDFPAGPSEVLIIADESAYPAMVAADMIAQAEHDPQAVSVLVTNSETLASKVKEEVLKQAQSTIRGEIVGSSLKNAAILIAESIEQCIDFSNSFAPEHLEIITNDDETVLQKIEHAGSIFMGNYAPVPVGDYASGTNHVLPTAGYARMYSGLNIMHFLKISSIQRINKEGLATIMDTVISLAEKEGLQAHADAIRIRFSS, encoded by the coding sequence ATGCTTTACGGTAGATTATCAGAGTTTAAAGAAAAGGAGATAAAGGCACTCATTGAACGCGGAGGCGAGCTGGCAAATGTAAGTGGCACTGTTTCCTCGATCCTTGCAGATGTGCTCAGCAAAGGAGATGTAGCTCTTCGCGAATATACTCAGCGTTTTGATGGTGCAATGATCGATGCCATCGAAGTATCCAGGGATGAGATAGAAAACGCATACAACAGTACAGATCAGGAACTTATTAAACATCTGGAAATAGCTGCAAACAATATCCGCAAGTTCCATGAAGCACAGATGCCTGAAAAGATGTGGTTCATGCAGCTTTCCCCTGGAATAGAGCTGGGACAAAAGGCAACTGCCCTTGCAAGTGTGGGAGCCTATGTTCCCGGAGGCAGGGCCTCATACCCATCCACCGCACTTATGACAATAATACCTGCAAAGGTTGCAGGCGTCAGAAAGGTTGTAATGTGTACGCCTCCGGGCCCTGATGGAAAGGTTAATCCCCTCACGCTGGCAGCAGCAAAAGTAGCAGGTGCGGATCATGTGTACCGCGTGGGAGGTGTGCAGGCTATTGCTGCAATGGCTTATGGGACAGATAGTGTGATGAAGGTGGATAAGATCGTGGGTCCCGGGAATGTGTATGTGACATCCGCCAAGATGCAGATCAGAGACAGGGCTGAAATAGATTTCCCTGCGGGGCCAAGTGAGGTGCTGATAATTGCTGATGAGTCTGCGTATCCTGCAATGGTCGCAGCGGACATGATAGCCCAGGCAGAGCATGACCCTCAGGCAGTATCTGTATTGGTGACAAACTCTGAAACCCTTGCCTCGAAGGTCAAAGAAGAAGTGCTGAAACAGGCACAAAGCACTATAAGAGGAGAGATAGTAGGTTCATCACTGAAGAATGCAGCAATACTGATAGCTGAATCCATTGAACAGTGCATAGATTTCTCAAACAGCTTCGCTCCTGAACATCTTGAAATAATCACTAATGACGATGAGACTGTACTTCAGAAGATAGAGCACGCAGGTTCGATCTTTATGGGCAACTATGCCCCTGTTCCTGTAGGTGATTATGCATCCGGTACGAATCATGTATTACCCACTGCAGGATATGCTAGAATGTACTCAGGCCTCAACATAATGCATTTTCTCAAGATTTCCAGTATCCAGCGCATCAACAAGGAAGGACTTGCAACGATCATGGACACCGTAATATCTCTTGCTGAGAAAGAAGGGCTGCAGGCCCATGCCGATGCCATACGTATACGCTTTTCCAGTTAA
- a CDS encoding DUF1699 family protein: MKIRVVSSREEINELNPNEKVIHLAFRPSNKDIFNLVQTCTKVEVIQIPSSYRRTVSKSIEMFMQMQNIKLVEGDVWGHRKDINEYYSISPAIIEKIKEMKADGRSDAEIADKIEREGKLNREMIFYILGKQK, translated from the coding sequence ATGAAAATAAGAGTCGTAAGTTCAAGAGAAGAGATAAATGAACTCAATCCGAATGAGAAAGTGATACACCTTGCTTTTCGCCCGTCGAACAAGGATATATTCAACCTTGTTCAAACCTGCACCAAAGTAGAGGTCATCCAGATACCAAGCTCTTACAGAAGAACAGTTTCCAAGTCCATAGAGATGTTCATGCAAATGCAGAACATTAAACTGGTGGAAGGAGATGTATGGGGTCACAGGAAGGATATCAACGAGTATTATAGCATATCACCTGCCATAATAGAGAAAATAAAAGAAATGAAGGCTGATGGCAGATCTGATGCCGAGATAGCCGATAAAATCGAAAGGGAAGGCAAACTTAACCGGGAAATGATATTCTACATACTCGGAAAGCAAAAGTAG